One window of Chitinophagaceae bacterium genomic DNA carries:
- a CDS encoding VWA domain-containing protein has translation MNFTHFGFFETILVFLFVFFYILYFNRVFRLRTPLGNGYKNMLKKLPLRIIYFSLFLIALLSPSFGGEKREIKAIGKDIFICIDLSESMNASDIQPTRLEKLKFEIKKIAENFHSDRIGIIMFSSEAFMQCPLTNDLSALSLFIETLNTNLVPNTGTDFGPPLKMANEKLNDEQQASTKDQKSKILILMSDGEDFGEETSEIIEKIQEANIKLFPLGIGTEKGSKIKTENGFKKDKDGQDVITKLNPSSLKKLAEKTGGKYFEINENQNDVPRLINAISSIEGELREVKKVDVTTNKYYYFLSIGIILLIIDLLIHIKIFKI, from the coding sequence ATGAATTTTACACATTTTGGTTTTTTTGAAACAATACTTGTTTTTTTATTTGTATTTTTTTATATACTCTATTTTAATCGTGTCTTTCGTTTAAGAACACCATTAGGAAATGGATATAAAAACATGCTTAAAAAACTCCCATTACGGATTATATACTTTAGCTTATTTCTCATAGCACTGCTCTCACCTTCTTTCGGAGGAGAAAAAAGAGAAATAAAAGCCATAGGAAAAGATATTTTTATCTGTATAGATCTCTCAGAATCTATGAATGCCTCAGATATCCAACCAACCCGACTAGAAAAATTAAAATTTGAAATAAAAAAAATAGCAGAAAACTTTCATTCAGATAGAATAGGAATTATTATGTTTTCTAGTGAAGCTTTTATGCAATGCCCACTTACCAACGACTTATCAGCACTTTCACTCTTTATAGAAACACTTAATACAAATTTAGTACCAAATACAGGAACGGACTTCGGCCCCCCTCTCAAAATGGCAAATGAAAAACTGAATGACGAACAACAAGCAAGCACAAAAGACCAAAAATCAAAAATACTCATTCTTATGAGCGATGGAGAAGACTTTGGAGAAGAAACATCTGAAATAATAGAAAAAATACAAGAAGCAAATATAAAGCTATTCCCATTAGGAATAGGAACAGAAAAAGGAAGTAAAATTAAAACAGAAAACGGATTTAAAAAAGATAAAGACGGGCAGGATGTCATCACAAAACTGAACCCCTCATCTCTCAAAAAACTAGCAGAAAAAACAGGAGGAAAATACTTCGAAATAAATGAAAACCAAAATGATGTCCCACGACTCATAAATGCTATTTCTTCCATAGAAGGAGAACTGAGAGAAGTAAAAAAAGTGGACGTTACCACTAATAAATATTATTACTTCCTTTCTATCGGCATAATATTACTCATTATAGACCTATTAATACATATAAAAATATTTAAAATATGA